A genomic window from Triticum urartu cultivar G1812 chromosome 7, Tu2.1, whole genome shotgun sequence includes:
- the LOC125518896 gene encoding proline-rich receptor-like protein kinase PERK2, translating to MTTQKSSTETRLDPQDRPDPPPIPSRPSPDRIQRSKSRSSEKLAVEGTVAKIARRSGLYKGKFRRVIQTVQLPPEPRPSPSPRLPSVPRPHLLRGSHRHLAPTFSSAPASTSPPLPPRLPPSPRPHLLGGSRRHLAPHSTAASLPPTGHLPLPVSLASSLCLLLAALDDAPSGHSASSIVGGPSTLRPAVQPRHPRPFTVQCPFPSHHERSNPGTPGSSNIHRLAGDQLPHLYKLVGDDLAVAGIPYNSQIPALPATARDPCWHRQSTGVGVACPSTNKNRRCNLASSMLAVPLFCLVAAPSCNTSCRHHLYRATAPPTCPLSQPHHSLPMHSNPSTSMMEVVLQPSDELTHLPCASFAHCVPCCP from the exons ATGACAACGCAGAAGTCCAGCACAGAAACCCGGCTAGACCCACAGGATCGACCTGATCCTCCCCCGatcccgagccgccccagccccgaCAGGATCCAACGAAGCAAAAGCAGAAGTTCAG AAAAACTCGCGGTAGAAGGCACAGTTGCGAAGATAGCACGAAGGTCGGGTTTGTACAAAGGAAAGTTCAGGCGCGTTATTCAGAcagttcag CTCCCGCCGGAACCTCGCCCCTCACCTTCTCCGCGACTCCCGTCGGTGCCTCGCCCCCACCTTCTCCGCGGCTCCCACCGGCACCTCGCCCCCACCTTCTCCTCGGCTCCCGCCAGCACCTCACCCCCACTTCCTCCCCGGCTCCCGCCGTCGCCTCGCCCCCACCTCCTCGGCGGCTCCCGCCGGCACCTCGCCCCCCACTCGACGGCTGCCTCCCTTCCGCCAACCGGCCACCTCCCGCTTCCAGTCAGTTTGGCATCGTCCCTCTGCCTCCTTCTGGCTGCCCTCGACGACGCTCCTAGTGGCCACTCCGCTTCGTCCATAGTGGGAGGTCCATCAACGCTGCGTCCAGCGGTCCAACCCCGCCACCCGAGGCCGTTCACCGTGCAGTGCCCCTTTCCAAGCCATCACGAG CGATCAAATCCCGGCACACCTGGTAGTTCAAACATACACCGGCTGGCAGGTGACCAACTGCCCCACCTCTACAAGCTCGTCGGGGATGACTTGGCAGTAGCTGGGATTCCCTACAACAGCCAAATTCCGGCACTCCCGGCCACCGCTCGTGATCCCTGCTGGCACCGTCAGTCCACAGGAGTAGGGGTGGCGTGCCCGTCAACAAACAAGAACAGAAG GTGCAACCTCGCCAGTAGCATGTTGGCGGTTCCTTTGTTTTGTCTTGTTGCTGCTCCAAGCTGCAACACCTCATGCCGTCATCATCTCTACAGGGCCACCGCTCCTCCAACCTGTCCTCTGTCGCAGCCCCACCACTCATTGCCGATGCACTCCAACCCGAGCACCTCCATGATGGAGGTCGTCTTGCAGCCCAGTGACGAGCTAACTCATCTTCCTTGTGCGTCCTTCGCCCATTGTGTGCCCTGCTGCCCTTGA